From Drosophila virilis strain 15010-1051.87 chromosome X, Dvir_AGI_RSII-ME, whole genome shotgun sequence, the proteins below share one genomic window:
- the LOC6633301 gene encoding uncharacterized protein isoform X3, with protein sequence MMEQTLRKQQTTTTRNPNPNPNPSTNANATEAPSISGALASSSSSSSSSTSTVSSATCSANASIVAKQRPPPLKTATTTVTTTLVSSNEGGQPLPIGAAGGAAVGAAGGAASYRGTATLTTPSTPRIELSRASSSSHHEEDSRESSPENVFEQVGTGTLQETIGLGFREEGALELRSSTEELFFMDPEQKKEEQERLQQQQQQQQQQQQQQQQQQAKRTSPHIFKFDEHQSYLQQHQRKDSASSEVAALLCISGRTSRISSVGSQGSAVSRLSAVSCVSRSPSPHRMLLETSFCGPKPVEGTADGAVSTGGSNASTAPSSAQSLGEATLAVEQLLLARTRHDPTQAVLAEGIQLQPPSTAARRNKPTSLANGNDSMPSTSTSTNSARPSAGVGVGGVMGAQRRSTKSPGQMVVGKTASGTEYIRINLRPDHMYSDKGIAANERVVEAPNQLAPVYSKSSQSQSKPASLSLQGSGLDEHRLTPTASPKPSRHVMRLTSRSPSPAAPGLASVSRKSSFSSLFRLGKDSPDSPREASRSRSKSKERPSTAMALTHGPSAGAGAGPGTGSQNVTPSKQKSVLAIFKPGKRGSSAGTDATKSSKSSSPIDCAEPPPPPPPAPGSGSGGRNRTPAGSRPNSRLRYYDEPVEGYIHIPLHTPPEEREARTLLQGIQQLVAPSPPPMERPRILGAVTSATMPAPAGAGAPITASQLAAAAAALRPVGQRKPEVARPRADLDAIQTLPSQEELEARETLHSVSAVLSARAANLGQVAEHRAGNGVRENGLAEMQRLPSVDSTQSACEPRLVQTVATVNAPTEDAAAAKERRRLLFATRLGSGSQEQLFSTQFSISKTESQSSQLSEQVQPPDSGSTASDCTTDGLQRQGTVIRRTDATAQPTAPSSSEEEQPPAAIVVSAAVVMRSKHKSCSNSEEEAAPATTTTTPTPTPTPIAPAAAPAADVRHSRYLESFDVRKKYHENVTENVTGNVTGSVTGTVPRKPKRQSVPEAKPSAAALPEPEPEPEPELKTEPKPELKPELEMKPEPRELYELEALSPPPPGEHSERHSTDEHEPIESSESERDSDMAGSSSMATAVPMGADAKRHHFPRNVCVIEEHESTGLVSQESFDDELPYVPTTLPEERAQGVPLIPMKERANMELKTCPVDRPRSTTPLNPSHLEEYCTGIMTPQEPPHAGHELDPGYAGPVRGEKLRISLPRKDTAVKDKAQSTKSPRRISNASGKSWFEFAEEGLRANHNLERKDSNKQLLPATPPAQGQGQCQSQSQAPSMPASLEEPKPKASTQRKLSGHWIDFENIPEKRKTAKRITTLPKETITTTTTTAITSASSASGCASAHRSSSGHPHAHHGHGHGHHHHHHQQQQQQPPRQDAASGDKLHYNYVKPEDCQCECHEAERGESSAATATTTTNTADKDKDVSTGTGTGTGTGSDSLASVELLQQGEDMLPLLEPEASAETRVYTNEPLPPPARHGSKSTGQRMEEFPRRDAASSSRNRKFPDRKVAKKFVQ encoded by the exons ATGATGGAACAAACGTTgcgcaaacaacaaacaacgacaactcgcaatcccaatcccaatccGAATCCCAGTACCAATGCCAACGCAACCGAAGCGCCAAGCATATCGGGTGcattggccagcagcagctcctcgtCCTCATCCTCCACGTCCACCGTCTCGTCGGCCACCTGCTCCGCCAATGCCAGCATCGTTGCCAAGCAACGTCCGCCGCCGCTCAAAACGGCAACGACCACCGTCACCACGACCCTGGTTAGCAGCAACGAGGGCGGACAGCCGCTGCCAATCGGTGCAGCTGGCGGTGCAGCGGTTGGTGCTGCTGGCGGTGCTGCCAGCTATCGCGGCACTGCTACATTGACCACGCCCTCAACGCCACGCATCGAACTGAGCCGCGCCTCCAGTTCGTCCCATCACGAGGAGGACAGTCGCGAGAGCAGTCCGGAGAACGTGTTCGAGCAG GTCGGCACTGGCACCCTACAGGAAACCATTGGCCTCGGTTTTCGGGAGGAGGGGGCCTTAGAGTTGCGCAGCTCCACCGAAGAGCTCTTCTTTATGGATCCAGAGCAGAAGAAAGAGGAGCAGGAACgcctgcagcaacagcagcagcagcagcagcaacaacaacaacaacagcagcagcaacag GCGAAGCGCACGTCGCCGCACATCTTCAAGTTCGACGAGCACCAGAGCTATCTGCAACAGCATCAGCGCAAGGACTCGGCCAGCTCCGAGGTGGCCGCCCTGCTGTGCATCTCCGGCCGCACCAGTCGCATCTCGAGCGTGGGCAGCCAGGGCTCGGCCGTCAGCCGCCTGTCGGCGGTCTCCTGCGTCTCGCGGTCACCGTCGCCGCATCGCATGCTGCTGGAGACATCCTTTTGCGGACCAAAGCCCGTTGAGGGCACGGCAGACGGCGCCGTTAGCACCGGTGGCAGCAATGCCTCAACAGCGCCCAGCTCCGCCCAGAGCCTGGGCGAGGCGACGCTGGCTGtcgaacagctgctgctggcacgcACCAGGCATGATCCCACCCAGGCGGTGCTGGCCGAGGGCATACAGCTGCAGCCGCCCAGCACAGCGGCACGCCGCAACAAGCCCACCAGCCTGGCCAATGGCAATGACAGCATgcccagcaccagcaccagcaccaacTCAGCCAGGCCCAGCGCCGGCGTCGGAGTCGGCGGTGTCATGGGCGCCCAACGGCGCAGCACCAAGAGTCCCGGCCAGATGGTCGTGGGCAAGACGGCAAGCGGCACCGAATACATACGCATCAATTTGCGTCCGGATCACATGTACAGCGACAAGGGCATTGCGGCTAACGAGCGCGTCGTGGAGGCGCCCAATCAGCTGGCGCCCGTCTATTCGAAGAgctcgcagtcgcagtcgaagCCCGCCTCGCTAAGCCTACAGGGCAGCGGGCTGGACGAGCATCGTCTAACGCCAACGGCCAGTCCGAAGCCGTCGCGGCATGTAATGCGCCTGACCAGTCGCTCACCCTCGCCGGCGGCGCCCGGCTTGGCCTCAGTCTCCCGGAAGAGTTCGTTTAGCTCGCTATTCCGGCTCGGCAAGGACTCGCCGGATTCGCCGCGTGAGGCCAGCCGTTCGCGCAGCAAGAGCAAAGAACGTCCATCGACAGCGATGGCCCTGACCCACGGCCCCagcgccggcgccggcgccggaCCCGGCACCGGCTCGCAGAATGTGACGCCCAGCAAACAGAAATCGGTGCTGGCCATTTTTAAGCCGGGCAAACGGGGCAGTAGCGCCGGCACCGATGCCACCAAAAGCTCCAAGAGCTCCTCGCCCATCGATTGTGCTGaaccgccgccaccgccgccgccagcgcccggctccggctccggcggACGCAATCGCACGCCAGCCGGATCACGGCCCAACAGCCGGCTAAGGTACTATGATGAGCCCGTCGAGGGCTACATACACATACCGCTGCATACGCCGCCCGAGGAGCGGGAGGCACGCACTCTACTCCAGGGCATACAGCAGCTGGTGGCGCCATCGCCGCCGCCCATGGAACGGCCGAGAATCCTTGGTGCCGTCACATCAGCCACCATGCCGGCACCAGCTGGTGCCGGTGCGCCCATCACGGCCAGCCAGCTGgccgcagcggctgctgcactGCGTCCGGTGGGCCAGCGTAAGCCGGAGGTCGCACGGCCACGCGCCGATCTGGACGCGATACAAACGCTGCCATCGCAGGAGGAACTGGAAGCCAGAGAGACGCTGCACTCGGTCAGCGCCGTGTTGAGCGCACGAGCGGCCAATCTGGGCCAGGTTGCGGAGCACAGAGCCGGAAATGGTGTGCGCGAAAATGGACTGGCTGAAATGCAGCGGCTGCCCTCGGTGGACAGCACGCAGAGCGCCTGCGAGCCGCGTCTGGTGCAGACGGTGGCCACCGTCAATGCGCCCACGGAggatgccgccgccgccaaggAGCGGCGGCGTCTGCTGTTCGCAACGAGGCTCGGCTCCGGCAGCCAGGAGCAGCTCTTCTCCACACAGTTCAGCATCTCGAAGACGGAGAGCCAGTCCAGCCAGCTGTCCGAGCAGGTGCAGCCGCCCGACTCCGGCTCGACGGCCTCCGATTGCACCACGGACGGACTGCAGCGCCAGGGCACCGTCATCCGGCGCACGGATGCCACAGCCCAGCCGACGGCGCCCTCCAGCTCCGAGGAGGAGCAGCCGCCCGCTGCCATTGTTGTCAGCGCCGCCGTTGTCATGCGCTCCAAGCACAAGTCCTGCTCCAACTCCGAGGAGGAAGCAgctccagcaacaacaacaacaactccgactccgactccgactccgattGCACCAGCTGCTGCCCCGGCCGCCGATGTGCGACATTCACGCTACCTCGAAAGCTTCGATGTGCGCAAAAAGTATCACGAGAACGTGACTGAGAACGTGACTGGGAACGTGACCGGAAGTGTGACGGGAACTGTGCCGCGCAAACCCAAGCGACAGAGCGTGCCGGAAGCGAAGC CAAGCGCCGCCGCAttgccagagccagagccggaACCAGAGCCGGAGCTGAAGACGGAACCGAAGCCGGAGCTAAAGCCTGAGCTGGAGATGAAGCCCGAGCCGCGGGAGCTGTACGAGCTGGAGGCCTTGTCGCCACCGCCGCCCGGCGAACACTCGGAGCGGCATTCGACGGACGAGCACGAGCCGATCGAGTCGTCGGAGAGCGAACGCGACTCGGATATGGCGGGCAGCTCGTCGATGGCGACGGCGGTGCCGATGGGCGCGGATGCCAAGCGTCATCATTTTCCGCGCAACGTGTGCGTGATCGAGGAGCACGAGAGCACCGGCCTGGTCTCGCAGGAGTCCTTCGACGACGAGCTGCCGTATGTGCCAACCACGCTGCCCGAGGAGCGGGCCCAGGGCGTGCCGCTAATCCCGATGAAGGAGCGCGCCAACATGGAGCTCAAAACCTGTCCCGTTGATCGACCGCGCTCGACCACACCGCTGAATCCCTCCCATTTGGAGGAGTACTGCACGGGCATTATGACGCCACAGGAGCCGCCGCATGCTGGCCACGAGCTGGATCCGGGCTATGCCGGGCCCGTGCGCGGCGAGAAGCTGCGTATTAGCCTGCCGCGCAAGGACACGGCCGTCAAGGACAAGGCACAAAGCACAAAGTCACCGCGCCGCATCTCAAATGCCAGCGGCAAGTCCTGGTTCGAGTTCGCCGAGGAGGGTCTGCGCGCCAATCACAATCTGGAGCGCAAGGATTCCAACAAACAGCTGCTCCCGGCCACACCACCTGCCCAGGGCCAGGGCCAgtgccagagccagagccaagcGCCTAGCATGCCCGCCAGTCTGGAGGAGCCCAAGCCAAAGGCATCGACACAGCGCAAGCTCTCCGGCCACTGGATTGACTTTGAGAACATACCCGAGAAACGTAAGACGGCCAAGCGCATCACCACGCTGCCCAAGGAGACAATAaccaccacaaccacaacGGCCATAACGAGCGCATCCTCGGCCTCCGGCTGTGCCAGCGCACATCGCAGCTCGTCCGGCCATCCGCATGCCCATCATGGCCACGGCCATGgccatcaccatcatcatcatcagcagcagcagcagcagccgccgcgcCAGGATGCGGCATCTGGGGACAAGCTGCACTACAATTATGTCAAGCCAGAGGACTGCCAGTGCGAGTGCCACGAGGCGGAGCGTGGCGAATcctcagcagccacagccacaacaaccACCAACACGGCCGACAAGGACAAGGATGTTAGCACCGGGACGGGTACGGGCACGGGCACGGGCAGCGATTCGCTGGCTTCCgttgagctgctgcagcagggcGAGGATATGTTGCCGCTGCTCGAGCCCGAAGCATCCGCGGAGACCAG AGTCTACACGAATGAGCCGCTGCCACCGCCAGCCCGTCACGGCAGCAAGAGCACAGGTCAAAGG ATGGAGGAGTTTCCACGTCGCGACGCTGCATCCAGTTCCAGAAATCGCAAGTTTCCCGATAGAAA GGTAGCTAAAAAATTCGTTCAATAA